GGATCAGCTTCTCGGCGGACAGCGCCTCGGCGATCGCGCCGGCCGCGGTGTCCGCGTTCACGTTGTAGGTGTGGCCCTCGGCGTCGACGCCGACCGGCGCGATCACGGGAATGAAGCCGTCCTTGGTGAGCGTGCGGATCAGCGACACGTCCACGCGGTCCGGGTTGCCCACGCGGCCCAGGTCGCGGCCGCCCGGACCCAGCAGCCGGGTCACGCGCAGGAAGCCGCCGGAGTCCTTGCCGGTGAGTCCGATCGCCAGCCCGCCGGCGTCGCCGATCAGTGACACGATCTCGCCGTTGATCTGGCCCCCGAGCACCATCTCGACCACTTCCATGGTCTCTTCGTCGGTGACTCGCACGCCGTCGACGAACTCGGTCTTCTTGCCCAGGCGCGCCAGGAGCTCGCCGATCTGCGGCCCGCCGCCGTGCACGATCACCGGGCGCAGCCCGATGAAGCGCAGGAGCGTCACGTCCTTGGCGAACGAGGCCTTGAGCGCGTCGTTCTCCATGGCGGCGCCGCCGTACTTGACCACCACGGTCTTCTCGAAGAAGGCGCGGATGTACGGCAGCGCCTCGATCAGGGTGTTCGCCTTGCGGATCAGCTCTTCCATGGCGGCCTACAAGATGAAGCGCGACAGCTCGCGGTCGCCCGCGATGTCGGCGAGTCTCTCGCGCACGCGCGCGCCGTCGAACACCTCGCTCGAGCCGCCGCGGTCCGGCGCCTCGAACAGCGCGTCGTCGAGCAGTCTCTCGAGCACCGTGTGCAGCCGGCGCGCGCCGATGTTCTCGGTCGAGCGATTCACCTCGGCCGCGATGCGCGCGATCTCCCGGATCGCGTCCGGCTTGAACTCGAGCCGCACGTTCTCGGTGGCGAGCAGCGCCTGATACTGTTTCACGAGCGCATTGTGGGGTTCCTCGAGGATCCGCACAAATGCCGCCTCGTCGAGGTCTAGAAGCTCGACGCGGATCGGGAAGCGGCCCTGCAGCTCGGGGATCAGGTCGGACGGCCGTGACACGTGGAAGGCGCCCGCCGCGATGAACAGGATGTGGTCGGTGCGCACCGTGCCGTGCTTGGTCTGCACGCTCGTGCCCTCGACGATCGGCAGCAGGTCGCGCTGCACGCCCTCGCGCGAGACGTCGGGCCCGTGTGTCTCGCGGCGCGCGATCTTGTCGATCTCGTCGATGAACACGATCCCGCTCTGCTCGACCCGCTGGAGCGCGCGCTCGCGCACCGCGTCCTGGTCGATCAGGCGCGAAGCCTCGTCGTCGCGCAGGAACTCGCGCGCCTGCGCGACCTTGACCCGCCGGGCACGCGTGCGCTTGGGCATCAGGTTGCCCATCAGGTCCTTGAGCGAGACGCCCATCTCCTCGATGCCCTGCGGCGAGAAGATCTCGAGCGTGGACGAGCTGCGCTCGGGCATCTCGATCTCGACCTCGCGCTCCTCGAGCTCGCCGTCGCGCAGCTTCTGGCGCAGGCGCTCGCGCGTCGGGTCTTCGGCGCTGGTGACTCCGGGTCCGCGCGGATACAGCGCGTCGAGCAGTCTCTCCTCGGCGACGCGCTCCGCCGAGGCGCGCACCTTCGCCAGCTCCTCCTCGCGCACCAGCTTGATGCCGATCTCCATCAGGTCGCGCACGATCGACTCGACGTCGCGGCCCACGTAGCCGACCTCGGTGAACTTCGAGGCCTCGACCTTCGCGAACGGCGCCGCCGCGAGCTTGGCCAGTCGCCGCGCGATCTCGGTCTTGCCCACGCCGGTGGGCCCGATCATCAGGATGTTCTTGGGGTGGATCTCGTCGCGCAGGTCGCCCGTCACGTTCTGCCGGCGCCAGCGGTTGCGCAGCGCGATCGCGACCGCGCGCTTGGCGGCGTGCTGTCCGACGATGTAGCGGTCGAGCTCGGACACGACCTCGCGGGGGGTGAAGGTCCTCAAAGCGCGAGCTCCTCCACGCTGATCTGGTCGTTGGTGTACAGACAGATCTCGGCCGCGATGCGCAGGCTCCGCTCGGCGATCTCGCGCGCGCCCATCGGCGTCGCGTCCATCAGCGCGCGCGCGGCGGCCAGCGCGAACGAGCCGCCCGAGCCGATCGCGGCCACGCCGCCGTCGGGCTCGATCACGTCGCCGTTGCCCGAGATCACCAGCAGGTCTTGTGAGTCCGCCACGATCAGCAGCGCCTCGAGCCGGCGCAGCGCGCGGTCGGTGCGCCAGTCTTTCGCGAGCTCGACCGCGGCGCGGCGCAGGATCCCGCCGCGCTCCTCGAGCTTGGCCTCGAAGCGCTCGGCCAGCGCGAAGGCGTCGGCGGTCGAGCCGGCGAAGCCGGCGATGACTCGCCCGCCGTGCAGCCGCTGCACCTTGCGCGCAGTGCGCTTCATGATCGTGTTGCCGAGCGTCACCTGGCCGTCGCCGGCGATCACCACGCTCTTGCCGCGCTTCACGGCGATCACGGTGGTGCCGTGGAACTCGCTCACTGCCGTTCTCCCTTGGCGCGCGGATGGGCCGAGCGGTACACGCGCGACAGGTGCTCGGCGGAGACCTGCGTGTAGCGCTGGGTCGTGGACAGCCGCTCGTGGCCCAAGAGCTCCTGGATCGCGCGCAGGTCGGCATCGGCCTCCAGCATGTGAGTCGCGTACGAGTGTCTCAAGGTGTGGGGGCTGGCCGGCCGGGCGATGCCCGCCACGCGCAGGCGCCGGCGCAGGATCACGCGCACGCCGCGCTCGCCCAGCGCGCCGCCGCGCGCGTTCGTGAACAGGGGCTGCGCGAGCAGCCCCTCTTGGGGGCGCAGCGCGAGCCACGCGTCGAGCGCGCGCTGGGTGGCGGCCGTCACGGGAATGATCCGCTCTTTGTTGCCCTTGCCGCGCACCCGCACCTCGCAACGGTAGCGGTCCCAGTCCCGGACGCGCAGCTTGGCCAGCTCGCCCACGCGCATGCCGGTGCCGTAGAGCAGCTCGAACAGCGCGCGGTCGCGCGTGGACAGCTCGGGCGCGCGCCCGGGGTCGTCGCTCTCGATCAGTCTCTCGCAGTCCTCGGCCGCCAGCGGCGACGGCACGCGCCGCTCCTGCTTCAGGCTGTGCAGGCCCTCGCTCGGGTCGACCGCGCGCGCGCCGGTCTTCACGCGGAAGCGGAAGAACGCGCGCAGCGCGGCCAGCCGCCGGTTCCGGCTCGAGCTCTTGAGCGTGCGGTGGAAGCCGGCGAGATAAGCGCGCAGCGCCAGTGATTCGATGCGGTCCAGGCCGCCCGAGCGCACGCACTCGGGGCTCTCGGCCAGCCGGCGCGCCTCGCCCAGATAGGCGCGCAGCGTGTGCGGCGAGAGCGCGCGCTCCGCGGTCAGGTGGCGCTCGAAGGCCGCCAGCGCGCGGGAGTCCGCGGGAGTCACGCGACGACCGCGCGCAGCCAGGGCGCGAGGTCTGCGCGCGCGCGCGCCGCGAGCCGCACGTGGCGCTCGCGCCGGGGGCCGCGCGCTTCGCGCCCCTCGAGCGCGGGGAAGAGGCCGAAGCTCACGTTCATGGGCTGGAAGTGTCTGGGGTCGGCGTGGCGCAGGTGGCCGAGCAGCGCGCCCAGCGCCGTCGTCGCCGGCGGGAGCGGCGCTCTCTCGCCCGCGGCCTTGGCGGCCACGAAGATGCCCGCGAGCAAGCCCAGCGCCGCCGACTCGACGTAGCCCTCGACGCCGGCCATCTGGCCGGCGAAGTGCAGCCCCGGCCGCGCCCGGTGCTCGAGTGTCTCGTCGAGCAGCTCGGGTGCGCGGATGAAGGTGTTGCGGTGCACCGAGCCCAGCCTCGCGAACACGGCCCGCTCCAGTCCCGGCAAGCTGCGGAAGATGCGCTTCTGCTCGCCGATCTTGAGCTTGGTCTGGAAGCCGACCAGGTTGTACAGCGAGCCGGCCTTGTCCTCCTGGCGCAGCTGGACCACGGCGTAGGGCGCCGGACCGCCGCGCGGATCTGCCAGCCCCACCGGCTTCATCGGCCCGAAGGCCAGTGTCTCCGGCCCGCGCTCGGCCATGACCTCGATCGGCAGACAGCCCTCGAAGTACACCGGCTTCTCGAACTGGTGCAGCGGCACCTTCTCGGCCGCGACCAGCTCGGACACGAAGGTGTAGTAGGCCGAGCGCTCGAGCGGCGAGTTGAGATAGTCGCCTTCGGCGCCGCCTGCGTCCTGCCAGCGCGAGGCGCGGAACAGCCGCTCGTGGTCGAGGCTGTCGGCGTAGACCACCGGTGCGATCGAGTCGTAGAAGTAGAGTGAGTCGCCGCACAGCGCGCGTATCTCTTCGGCGAGTGAGTCGGAGGTGAGCGGGCCCGTGGCGACGATGGTCAGTCCCTGCGGCAGCTCGCGCACCTCGCGGCGCACGAGCTCGATCCGGGGCTCGGCCTCGATGCGCGAGGCGATCTCGCGCGCGAAGGCCACGCGGTCGACCGCCAGCGCCGAGCCCGCGGGCACGCGGGTCGCGTCGGCCGCCGACAGCACCAGCGACCCCGCGCGGCGCATCTCTTCGTGCAAGAGGCCCACGGCGTTCTCGGGCGCGTCGGAGCGCAGGCTGTTCGAGCACACCAGCTCCGCCAGCTCGTCGGTCGTGTGCGCGGGCGACCGCTGCTCCGGGCGCATCTCGTAGAGCGTGACCGGCACGCTCCGGCGCGCGAGCTGCCACGCGGCCTCGCAGCCCGCGAGCCCGCCTCCGACCACCTGTACGCGCGCCGCCATGGGGGTCGAAACATAGCTCGGACGCTCAGGATCCGGCCCGCGTGGCGGCCAGGCGCGCGCCCTCGCGCCGGACCCGGCCCTCGAGCTCGAGCTCGAGCAGCGCGGGGGCCAGGTCGGCCGGGCTGCGGCCCAGCCCGCGGGCGAGCTGGTCGAGCTCGCACGGGCCGTCCGCCAGATGAGCCAGGATGGCCCGCGCCGCGGGCGATCCCCCGGCTCTTGGCGCGGCGGCCGGCCGCGCCGCGAGCGGACCCAGCACGGCCGCCCGCAGGTCGTCGGCGTCGAGGATCGGCGTGGCGCCCTCGCGCAGCAGGCGGTTCGACCCGCGACACAGATCGGTGTCGATCGGGCCGGGCACGACCGCCACGTCGCGGCCCTGCTCGAGCGCGTGGCGCGCGCTCCACAGCGACCCGCTCCGCTCGCGCGCCTCGACCAGGAGAGTGACTCGCGCCAGCCCCGAGATCAGGCGGTTGCGCTCGGGGAAGTGACGCGGGTGCGCGTCGGCCCAGGGATCGCGCTCGGAGAGCCAGGCGCCGCCCGCGGCCAGGATGCGCGCGGCGAGCGGCGCCTGGCCGTGCGGAGTCACGATGCAAAGCCCCGACGCCAGCACCGCCACCGTCGGGCCGCCGCCGGCCAGCGCCCCTTCGTGCGCCGCGCCGTCGATGCCGTAGGCCAGGCCCGAGACGATCGCCACGCCCGCGCGCGCCAGCTCGGCCGCGAATGCCTGCGCGCAGGCGCGCGCGCGCGACGACGGACGGCGCGAGCCCACGATCGCCAGCGCCGGCCCCGCCGGCAGCGCCCCGCGCAGCCACAAGAGCAGCGGCGCATCCGGGATCTCGCGCAGCGCCGCCGGGAACTCGGCCGAGTCGGGCGCGAGCGCGCGCACCCCCGAGTCACTCGCGCGCGCGAGCATGCGCTCGGCCGCGCGCGGGTCGGCGCGCCGCAGCGCAGCGGCGAGCCGCGGGGCGAGACCCTTGCCTCCGGCCGCGAGCGCGGCGCGCGCCGAGCCGGCCGATGCGAGCAGTGCCCGTACGTGGGGCCGGGACAAGACCGCGCCCAGCGCGATGCGCGCGATGACTTCCGCGTCCAAGCCGACTCCGCGGGACCGCGCGGCGTGAGTGCGGCTAGAGTAGCCGCCCATGTCGGACCCCGCCGCGCGCACGCCCGCCTCGCTGCTCGTGCCGTACGCGGCGCCCTACGTGCTGTATGTCGCGATCGGCGCGCTCGCCGATCCGCGCAGCCATGCGCTCTGGATCTACGGCGCGCGGCTGGTCGCCGTGGGTGCGGCGCTGGCGTTCTACTGGCGCCGCTGGCTGCCGCTGCGCGGCCCGCGCCCGGTCGCGGGCTCGATCGCCTGGGGTGCGCTCTTCGGGCTGGCCGGAGCCGGCCTCTGGCTCGGGCTGCATGCGCCGTTCGCGCCGTCCGACGCCCCCGCCTGGAGCGAGGGCGCCTGGGCGGCCCGGGCGCTGGGCGCGACGCTCCTGCCACCCCTGATCGAGGAGCCGCTGTTCCGCGGCTGGGCGCTCGGAGTGGGGGTGCTCTACGCGCAGGCGCGCGCCGCGGGCGACCCGGCGCCGCTGGGCCGGGCGCTCGACCGCTCCGACCTGGCCTCGGTCGCGCCGGGCGCCTGGACGCCGCTCGCGCTGGTCGGCTCGACCGCCCTGTTCGCCGCCGGTCACCACGCCGGCGAGTGGCTCGCGGCGTGCGGCTACGGCGCGCTCATGTGCGCTCTCTGGATCGCGCGCGGCGACCTCGTATCATGCATTTCCGCCCACGCGGTCACGAACGCGGCGCTCGCCGTGTTCGCGCGCGCGACCGGTGCTTGGGGAAGCTGGTGATGTCGGAGATCCCGGAAAGCTACGTGCCCGAAGAGGCGGAGCGCCGCTGGGCGGAGCGCTGGGAGCGCGACGGCGTGTACCGCTGGGACCCGAACCGTCCGCGCTCGGAGACGTTCGTGGTGGACACGCCGCCGCCCACGGTCTCCGGGAAGCTGCACATCGGGCACGTGTTCAGCTACGTGCACGCCGACGCGATCACGCGCTACCAGCGCATG
This genomic stretch from Myxococcota bacterium harbors:
- the argB gene encoding acetylglutamate kinase; this encodes MEELIRKANTLIEALPYIRAFFEKTVVVKYGGAAMENDALKASFAKDVTLLRFIGLRPVIVHGGGPQIGELLARLGKKTEFVDGVRVTDEETMEVVEMVLGGQINGEIVSLIGDAGGLAIGLTGKDSGGFLRVTRLLGPGGRDLGRVGNPDRVDVSLIRTLTKDGFIPVIAPVGVDAEGHTYNVNADTAAGAIAEALSAEKLILLTDVEGVLDADKQLIHQMTEGEVRRAIATGTVKGGMIPKLECAVHAMERGVTAAHIIDGRVPHALLLEIFTDGGVGTKLVRTKP
- the dprA gene encoding DNA-processing protein DprA is translated as MDAEVIARIALGAVLSRPHVRALLASAGSARAALAAGGKGLAPRLAAALRRADPRAAERMLARASDSGVRALAPDSAEFPAALREIPDAPLLLWLRGALPAGPALAIVGSRRPSSRARACAQAFAAELARAGVAIVSGLAYGIDGAAHEGALAGGGPTVAVLASGLCIVTPHGQAPLAARILAAGGAWLSERDPWADAHPRHFPERNRLISGLARVTLLVEARERSGSLWSARHALEQGRDVAVVPGPIDTDLCRGSNRLLREGATPILDADDLRAAVLGPLAARPAAAPRAGGSPAARAILAHLADGPCELDQLARGLGRSPADLAPALLELELEGRVRREGARLAATRAGS
- a CDS encoding tyrosine recombinase XerC — translated: MTPADSRALAAFERHLTAERALSPHTLRAYLGEARRLAESPECVRSGGLDRIESLALRAYLAGFHRTLKSSSRNRRLAALRAFFRFRVKTGARAVDPSEGLHSLKQERRVPSPLAAEDCERLIESDDPGRAPELSTRDRALFELLYGTGMRVGELAKLRVRDWDRYRCEVRVRGKGNKERIIPVTAATQRALDAWLALRPQEGLLAQPLFTNARGGALGERGVRVILRRRLRVAGIARPASPHTLRHSYATHMLEADADLRAIQELLGHERLSTTQRYTQVSAEHLSRVYRSAHPRAKGERQ
- a CDS encoding CPBP family glutamic-type intramembrane protease — protein: MSDPAARTPASLLVPYAAPYVLYVAIGALADPRSHALWIYGARLVAVGAALAFYWRRWLPLRGPRPVAGSIAWGALFGLAGAGLWLGLHAPFAPSDAPAWSEGAWAARALGATLLPPLIEEPLFRGWALGVGVLYAQARAAGDPAPLGRALDRSDLASVAPGAWTPLALVGSTALFAAGHHAGEWLAACGYGALMCALWIARGDLVSCISAHAVTNAALAVFARATGAWGSW
- the hslU gene encoding ATP-dependent protease ATPase subunit HslU, whose product is MRTFTPREVVSELDRYIVGQHAAKRAVAIALRNRWRRQNVTGDLRDEIHPKNILMIGPTGVGKTEIARRLAKLAAAPFAKVEASKFTEVGYVGRDVESIVRDLMEIGIKLVREEELAKVRASAERVAEERLLDALYPRGPGVTSAEDPTRERLRQKLRDGELEEREVEIEMPERSSSTLEIFSPQGIEEMGVSLKDLMGNLMPKRTRARRVKVAQAREFLRDDEASRLIDQDAVRERALQRVEQSGIVFIDEIDKIARRETHGPDVSREGVQRDLLPIVEGTSVQTKHGTVRTDHILFIAAGAFHVSRPSDLIPELQGRFPIRVELLDLDEAAFVRILEEPHNALVKQYQALLATENVRLEFKPDAIREIARIAAEVNRSTENIGARRLHTVLERLLDDALFEAPDRGGSSEVFDGARVRERLADIAGDRELSRFIL
- the hslV gene encoding ATP-dependent protease subunit HslV; translated protein: MSEFHGTTVIAVKRGKSVVIAGDGQVTLGNTIMKRTARKVQRLHGGRVIAGFAGSTADAFALAERFEAKLEERGGILRRAAVELAKDWRTDRALRRLEALLIVADSQDLLVISGNGDVIEPDGGVAAIGSGGSFALAAARALMDATPMGAREIAERSLRIAAEICLYTNDQISVEELAL
- the trmFO gene encoding methylenetetrahydrofolate--tRNA-(uracil(54)-C(5))-methyltransferase (FADH(2)-oxidizing) TrmFO — its product is MAARVQVVGGGLAGCEAAWQLARRSVPVTLYEMRPEQRSPAHTTDELAELVCSNSLRSDAPENAVGLLHEEMRRAGSLVLSAADATRVPAGSALAVDRVAFAREIASRIEAEPRIELVRREVRELPQGLTIVATGPLTSDSLAEEIRALCGDSLYFYDSIAPVVYADSLDHERLFRASRWQDAGGAEGDYLNSPLERSAYYTFVSELVAAEKVPLHQFEKPVYFEGCLPIEVMAERGPETLAFGPMKPVGLADPRGGPAPYAVVQLRQEDKAGSLYNLVGFQTKLKIGEQKRIFRSLPGLERAVFARLGSVHRNTFIRAPELLDETLEHRARPGLHFAGQMAGVEGYVESAALGLLAGIFVAAKAAGERAPLPPATTALGALLGHLRHADPRHFQPMNVSFGLFPALEGREARGPRRERHVRLAARARADLAPWLRAVVA